The following are encoded together in the Bradymonas sediminis genome:
- a CDS encoding type IV pilus modification PilV family protein: protein MTKYAPRSGSKPSARRADAGFTLLEVLIALAILASVMTVLMGTMANSGQQAIYANTLTRVSELARTKMIDLEYEIIEEGMSDDIEEYSGDFREEGYPNITWEARVDPVEIPEEVKDELLGQVNSQLFGGEEAQGALKGNAAFSSKLPMLVSLVPMMINHIGRKTRRVRLKVHYEFANEEQTLNLSQYIVDQDSAAFDLFGTGEDAGPAADLDMGGGR from the coding sequence ATGACTAAATACGCGCCCCGATCGGGCTCCAAACCGTCGGCGCGTCGCGCAGACGCCGGCTTTACCCTGCTTGAGGTGCTCATCGCGCTGGCGATCTTGGCCAGCGTGATGACGGTGCTCATGGGCACCATGGCCAATAGCGGCCAGCAGGCCATCTACGCGAATACGCTGACCCGGGTCAGTGAGCTTGCGCGCACGAAGATGATCGACCTGGAATACGAGATCATCGAAGAGGGGATGTCCGACGATATCGAGGAATACAGCGGCGACTTCCGCGAAGAGGGCTATCCCAATATTACCTGGGAGGCGCGCGTGGACCCGGTCGAGATCCCCGAAGAGGTCAAAGATGAGCTGCTCGGGCAGGTCAACTCGCAGCTCTTCGGTGGCGAGGAAGCCCAGGGCGCGCTCAAGGGCAACGCGGCGTTCAGCAGCAAATTGCCCATGCTGGTGTCGCTGGTGCCGATGATGATCAACCATATCGGCCGAAAAACCCGACGCGTGCGCCTGAAGGTGCACTATGAGTTCGCCAATGAGGAGCAGACCCTCAACCTGAGCCAATATATCGTCGACCAGGACTCGGCCGCCTTCGACCTCTTCGGCACCGGCGAGGACGCCGGTCCTGCGGCCGATCTGGATATGGGGGGCGGGCGATGA
- a CDS encoding type II secretion system protein GspJ, translating into MSLFAPTQYTCGKMLRGARTWQAGFTLIEVLLAVSIMAAITGVMWVSIGAMFETRDYMDKRFERYQIMRVGMNRISREIATAYVAGPANGGEPLPGKEGDALREQIESGANRQLSEPVQFGMIGRENSLNFTSLAHIRTLAGEPASEHAEIGYFVERRRDDQGDWYDALMRREGTTVDDDITKGGQIYMMIPNVKKVEFEYWDTGPVKVGTMEEMVKEGRWIRTWDTTREEFSGRLPPRVRIKITLPSTDPRGPDEHFTLQTEIAITEVLEL; encoded by the coding sequence ATGAGCCTCTTTGCGCCGACCCAATATACGTGCGGGAAGATGCTGCGCGGCGCGCGCACCTGGCAGGCGGGTTTTACGCTGATCGAGGTGCTCCTCGCCGTGTCGATCATGGCGGCGATCACCGGCGTGATGTGGGTGAGCATCGGCGCGATGTTTGAGACTCGCGACTATATGGACAAGCGGTTTGAGCGCTATCAGATCATGCGCGTGGGGATGAACCGCATCTCGCGCGAGATCGCGACCGCCTATGTGGCGGGGCCGGCAAACGGCGGCGAGCCGCTGCCGGGCAAAGAGGGCGACGCGCTGCGCGAGCAGATCGAGTCGGGCGCGAATCGCCAGCTCAGCGAGCCGGTTCAGTTTGGCATGATCGGGCGAGAAAACTCCTTAAACTTCACGTCTTTAGCCCATATACGCACCCTGGCCGGGGAGCCGGCCAGTGAGCACGCCGAGATCGGGTATTTCGTGGAGCGCCGCCGCGACGACCAGGGCGATTGGTACGACGCCCTGATGCGCCGCGAGGGCACCACGGTCGACGACGACATCACCAAGGGCGGCCAGATCTATATGATGATCCCGAACGTCAAAAAGGTTGAGTTTGAGTATTGGGACACCGGGCCAGTGAAGGTTGGCACGATGGAAGAGATGGTCAAAGAAGGCCGTTGGATTCGCACCTGGGACACGACCCGCGAGGAGTTCTCGGGCCGGTTGCCCCCGCGCGTGCGCATCAAGATTACGCTGCCGTCGACGGACCCGCGCGGGCCGGATGAGCACTTCACCCTGCAGACTGAGATCGCGATCACGGAGGTGCTCGAGCTGTGA
- a CDS encoding prepilin-type N-terminal cleavage/methylation domain-containing protein produces MTSLPQNRAPAATSRGFTLVEMLVVLAIAAGMMGAAIYGLNMVTAADLRDEAMRLTSVMQYTWSRAAVEQVNYRLVLDLDENTYWTEVSDAAVVKELSDAGELRRERQQRAESRGEEDSEAMGFDTDPFGITRPTNFARAESAAIDAKNFHDGIEIYQVLTTRQNQPITDGQVAVSFFPDGFQEPVIIVLKDEHGAFYSVINEPLTGRIKIYSRLIEDRERLDQGESDD; encoded by the coding sequence CCGCCACATCTCGAGGGTTTACCCTCGTCGAGATGCTGGTGGTCCTGGCGATCGCTGCGGGCATGATGGGGGCGGCGATCTACGGGCTCAATATGGTGACGGCCGCGGATCTTCGCGATGAGGCGATGCGCCTGACCTCGGTGATGCAATATACCTGGTCGCGCGCGGCGGTTGAGCAGGTCAATTATCGACTGGTCCTGGACCTCGACGAGAATACCTATTGGACCGAGGTCAGCGACGCGGCGGTGGTCAAGGAGTTGTCGGACGCCGGTGAGCTGCGCCGGGAGCGCCAGCAGCGCGCGGAGAGCCGCGGGGAAGAAGATAGCGAGGCGATGGGTTTTGACACCGACCCCTTCGGCATCACCCGCCCCACGAACTTTGCCCGGGCCGAGAGCGCGGCGATCGACGCCAAGAATTTCCACGACGGCATCGAGATTTACCAGGTGCTGACCACGCGTCAGAACCAGCCGATCACCGACGGTCAGGTGGCGGTGAGTTTCTTCCCCGACGGATTTCAGGAGCCCGTGATCATCGTGCTTAAAGATGAGCACGGCGCGTTTTATTCGGTTATCAACGAGCCCTTAACCGGGCGCATCAAGATCTATAGCCGCCTCATCGAGGACCGAGAACGGCTCGACCAGGGAGAGAGCGATGACTAA
- a CDS encoding type II secretion system protein GspK → MKRDRKTNALAHATRRVIDAVDRPAGGLFRRTPGAASRPRGIALMLTLITVTVLSAAVVEFAYSTRVNLNLSVNSADKLRSYYLARSAVNLSQLLVSFQFALQSESTEAGRGQDSDEMAQLISRAVRRSNFQLYQYVPLLMQTFSSGKLQSPVGGVNLTEWGVEGFGEFAGDFTVEVIPEEGKVNLNQFAVEEVNEKDLQQLCSMVVDPAFDPIFEQKDKNGETLSRALVLSRIIDFIDLNTTAIELTSDCTIRGQGGDEMRPYESGDDQPKPRNAKLTHIAELYQVPGVTEAFMRTFAEQFTVYPVGRPNLNVATLPIFYSVLCRNVTIPPGMSQSGNVSAYSLCTQSPQVQLEVLYMAMALDGIREFFSDPMSVLMAYVGGTESSLLPSASKGQTVAFLSVSQLPLFINDLKQDPALMAQFLTYSPSYQQMVSENPQMLIDPINPQFPQWTIEYDRTGLMRSVSSQTPTIYRMKAVGNYGSSRTNIETVVDFGKTIRRLPDEKLLTEDIDDDEQVKDLKEALRELRETIPKGRVLYWSEK, encoded by the coding sequence ATGAAACGCGACCGAAAAACAAACGCGCTGGCCCACGCGACGCGCCGCGTCATCGACGCCGTGGACCGCCCGGCCGGCGGCCTATTTCGGCGCACCCCCGGGGCCGCGTCGCGCCCGCGCGGCATCGCGTTGATGCTCACGCTCATCACCGTGACGGTGCTGTCGGCCGCCGTGGTCGAGTTCGCGTATTCCACGCGGGTCAACCTGAACCTGTCGGTCAACAGCGCGGATAAATTGCGCAGTTATTATCTGGCGCGCTCGGCGGTGAATTTGAGCCAATTGCTCGTGTCCTTCCAATTCGCGCTGCAGAGCGAGTCGACCGAGGCGGGCCGCGGGCAGGACTCCGACGAGATGGCCCAGCTGATCAGCCGGGCGGTGCGCCGAAGCAACTTCCAGCTCTACCAATACGTGCCCCTGCTGATGCAGACGTTTAGCTCGGGCAAATTGCAGAGCCCGGTCGGCGGGGTCAACCTGACCGAGTGGGGCGTGGAGGGCTTTGGGGAGTTCGCCGGTGACTTTACCGTAGAGGTCATCCCCGAAGAGGGGAAGGTCAACTTAAACCAATTCGCGGTCGAAGAGGTCAACGAGAAGGACCTGCAGCAGCTCTGCTCGATGGTCGTCGACCCGGCGTTTGACCCGATCTTTGAGCAGAAGGATAAGAACGGCGAGACCCTGAGCCGGGCGCTGGTCTTGTCGCGCATCATCGACTTTATTGACCTGAACACCACCGCGATTGAGCTGACCTCGGACTGCACCATTCGCGGCCAGGGCGGCGACGAGATGCGCCCCTACGAGAGCGGCGACGACCAGCCGAAGCCGCGAAACGCGAAGTTGACGCATATCGCCGAGCTCTATCAGGTGCCGGGCGTCACCGAAGCGTTTATGCGCACGTTCGCCGAGCAATTTACGGTCTATCCGGTCGGCCGGCCGAACCTGAACGTGGCGACCCTGCCGATCTTCTATTCGGTCCTGTGCCGCAACGTCACCATTCCGCCGGGCATGAGCCAGAGCGGCAACGTCTCGGCCTATAGTCTGTGCACGCAGAGCCCGCAGGTGCAGCTCGAGGTCCTGTATATGGCGATGGCGTTGGACGGAATTCGCGAGTTCTTCTCAGACCCGATGTCGGTCTTGATGGCCTATGTCGGCGGCACCGAGAGTTCGCTTTTGCCCTCGGCGAGCAAGGGGCAGACCGTGGCGTTTTTGAGCGTGAGCCAGTTGCCGCTGTTTATCAACGACTTAAAGCAGGACCCGGCGTTGATGGCCCAATTCCTGACCTACTCGCCGTCCTACCAGCAAATGGTCTCTGAGAACCCACAGATGTTGATTGACCCGATTAACCCGCAATTTCCGCAATGGACCATCGAATACGACCGCACCGGTTTGATGCGCTCGGTCTCCTCGCAGACGCCGACCATCTATCGTATGAAGGCGGTCGGTAACTACGGTTCGAGCCGCACGAATATCGAAACCGTGGTCGATTTTGGCAAAACGATCCGTCGTTTGCCCGACGAGAAATTGCTCACCGAAGATATCGACGACGACGAACAGGTCAAAGATCTCAAAGAGGCGCTGCGCGAGTTGCGCGAGACAATCCCGAAGGGACGCGTCTTATATTGGAGCGAAAAATAA